From the genome of Miscanthus floridulus cultivar M001 chromosome 10, ASM1932011v1, whole genome shotgun sequence, one region includes:
- the LOC136487255 gene encoding probable GTP-binding protein OBGM, mitochondrial — translation MWRQQQALLCRLPPLRAVAQAPSSWAADRLGCYYGSAPEGRKGKTAPLQARGMVDKFRVRAKGGDGGNGCVSLRRSRSSRLGKPDGGNGGKGGDVILECSRSIWDFSGLQHHMRGGRGGNGVSKNQIGTRGSDKIAQVPVGTVIHLVEGEQPSLTVNKPTRALDPWDIPSAEEHSSDSDQIVNTVTKGFDGGLFHQHIAPKHITDGNGTVKGSSSQSENPKYLHTCSKPQFSNTNRYVRIYSCQEGTDEKNQTESEDEEFWEDEDEFDMDEEEEEENVRYIVRDEQDVQYCVAEMTKPGQRLIIARGGEGGLGNAFIMKEMRPSKANRQEKIACLSTGQPGTESFLIFELKSIADVGLVGFPNAGKSTLLSALSRAQPEIANYEFTTLRPNIGSLTYEDYFSVKVADIPGLIKGAHENRGLGHAFLRHIERTKIIAYVLDLAATLNGRKGVPPWEQLQDLVAELEHYQEGMTRRPSLIVANKIDEEGAEEMYEELKRRVHGVPIFPVCAILQEGVPDLRVGLRNLMDDSDPQGIDFEKNDC, via the exons ATGTGGCGGCAGCAGCAGGCTCTCCTCTGCCGGCTCCCGCCGCTGAGGGCGGTGGCGCAGGCTCCCTCATCCTGGGCGGCCGACCGACTGGGATGCTACTACGGGTCTGCGCCGGAGGGGAGGAAGGGAAAGACGGCGCCTTTGCAG GCGCGGGGCATGGTGGACAAGTTCCGGGTGCGCGCCAAGGGTGGCGACGGCGGCAATGGCTGCGTCAGCCTCCGCCGCTCCAGGTCCAGCCGCCTGGGCAAGCCTGACG GTGGTAATGGAGGGAAGGGTGGTGATGTAATTCTTGAGTGCTCAAGGTCTATCTGGGATTTCAGTGGCTTGCAGCATCACATG AGAGGAGGCCGAGGTGGCAATGGAGTTTCTAAGAATCAGATAGGAACAAGAGGTTCTGACAAG ATTGCACAAGTACCTGTAGGCACGGTGATTCATCTTGTCGAAGGGGAGCAACCTTCTCTCACAGTAAATAAACCAACCAGAGCTCTAGATCCCTGGGACATACCTAGTGCTGAAGAGCACTCTTCAGATTCGGACCAGATTGTTAATACAGTGACGAAAGGTTTTGATGGTGGCTTGTTCCATCAGCATATTGCCCCTAAGCATATTACTGATGGAAATGGCACTGTAAAGGGAAGCAGCAGTCAGTCGGAGAATCCAAAATACCTTCATACATGCTCCAAGCCTCAGTTCTCAAACACTAATCGTTATGTAAGAATCTATTCATGTCAGGAGGGGACAGATGAAAAAAATCAGACTGAAAGCGAGGATGAAGAATTTTGGGAGGATGAAGACGAGTTTGAcatggacgaggaggaggaggaagagaatgTGAGGTATATTGTGAGGGATGAACAAGATGTGCAATATTGTGTTGCTGAGATGACGAAACCTGGGCAGCGGTTAATCATAGCACGAGGAGGCGAAGGTGGATTGGGGAATGCTTTTATCATGAAGGAGATGCGGCCATCCAAAGCAAACAGACAAGAGAAGATAGCCTGTTTGAGTACCGGGCAGCCAGGAACTGAGAGCTTCCTTATCTTTGAACTGAAGAGCATTGCAGATGTTGGTCTGGTTGGATTTCCCAATGCTGGGAAGAGCACATTGCTCAGTGCTCTCTCTAGGGCGCAGCCAGAGATAGCCAACTATGAATTCACCACGCTGAGGCCCAACATTGGCAGCCTGACCTACGAGGACTACTTCTCAGTTAAAGTGGCTGATATACCTGGCCTGATcaaaggagcacatgagaaccgTGGCCTGGGTCATGCTTTCCTGAGGCACATAGAGCGCACCAAAATTATCGCCTATGTGCTTGACCTTGCAGCCACACTTAATGGCAGGAAGGGTGTCCCACCTTGGGAGCAGCTGCAGGATTTGGTCGCAGAGCTGGAGCATTACCAAGAAGGAATGACTCGACGACCATCACTGATTGTCGCAAACAAGATAGACGAAGAGGGAGCTGAAGAGATGTACGAGGAACTGAAGAGGAGAGTGCATGGTGTTCCAATATTTCCAGTTTGCGCCATCTTGCAGGAGGGGGTGCCAGATCTGAGAGTGGGTCTAAGGAACCTTATGGATGACTCAGATCCGCAGGGCATTGATTTTGAGAAAAATGACTGTTGA
- the LOC136485729 gene encoding metallothionein-like protein 1 → MSCSCGSSCNCGSSCKCGKKYPDLEEKSTAAQATVVLGVAPEKKVAAEFEVAAESGETSHSCSCGDNCKCNPCNC, encoded by the exons ATGTCTTGCAGCTGCGGATCAAGCTGCAACTGCGGCTCAAGCTGCAAGTGCGG CAAGAAGTACCCCGACCTGGAGGAGAAGAGCACCGCGGCGCAGGCCACCGTCGTCCTGGGCGTCGCCCCGGAGAAGAAGGTGGCGGCCGAGTTCGAGGTCGCGGCGGAGTCCGGCGAGACCTCCCACAGCTGCAGCTGCGGTGACAACTGCAAGTGCAACCCCTGCAACTGCTGA